Proteins from a genomic interval of Candidatus Didemnitutus sp.:
- a CDS encoding PLP-dependent aminotransferase family protein, which translates to MTGNPVASRLAFARRATSYDAVSESIHAFARRLATMRPSTIREILKVTAQPDVISFAGGLPAPELFPVAEVRAAADAVLVKEGSQALQYGPSEGYMPLREWIATEMAARGITAKREDVLVTNGSQQVLDLAGKLFLDPGDVVLTENPTYLAAIQAFQTFEAKFVGVPTDEHGLIPEALPELIKQHRPKFLYTIPSFQNPTGITLIAERRKKLAEIAAREGLWIVEDDPYGKLRYSGVDVAPIKHWDTADRVIYVSTFSKTIAPGFRLGWVVAPSEIFNRMLILKQASDLHTSSFDQRVAYGYLSSGKQPEHLEKIRCAYGERFGILDAALREQLPAGYSWTKPEGGMFLWVTGPADLDALQLLERAIAQKVAFVPGRDFFPGDGGKNHLRLNFSNSTPERLREGVRRLAALCRAV; encoded by the coding sequence ATGACAGGAAATCCCGTCGCCTCCCGGCTCGCTTTTGCGCGGCGGGCCACTTCTTATGACGCCGTGTCAGAGTCCATCCATGCCTTCGCGCGTCGTCTCGCGACGATGCGGCCCTCCACGATCCGCGAGATTCTCAAAGTCACGGCGCAGCCCGACGTGATTTCCTTCGCCGGCGGCCTGCCGGCGCCGGAGCTTTTTCCGGTCGCCGAGGTCCGCGCCGCCGCCGATGCCGTGCTCGTGAAGGAAGGCAGCCAGGCGCTGCAATACGGCCCGAGCGAGGGTTACATGCCGCTGCGCGAGTGGATCGCGACCGAGATGGCCGCGCGAGGCATCACGGCGAAGCGCGAGGACGTCCTCGTCACGAACGGTTCGCAACAGGTGCTCGATCTCGCGGGCAAGTTGTTCCTCGATCCGGGCGACGTCGTGCTGACGGAGAACCCGACCTACCTCGCGGCGATCCAGGCGTTTCAGACCTTCGAGGCGAAGTTCGTCGGCGTGCCGACCGACGAGCACGGCCTCATTCCCGAGGCGTTGCCGGAGCTGATCAAACAGCACCGCCCGAAATTTCTCTACACGATCCCGAGCTTCCAGAATCCGACCGGCATCACGCTCATCGCCGAGCGGCGCAAGAAGCTCGCCGAGATCGCCGCGCGCGAGGGCCTGTGGATCGTCGAGGACGATCCCTACGGCAAGCTGCGCTACAGCGGTGTCGACGTCGCCCCGATCAAGCACTGGGACACGGCCGATCGCGTGATCTACGTCAGCACGTTCTCGAAAACGATCGCGCCGGGCTTCCGCCTCGGTTGGGTCGTGGCGCCGAGCGAGATTTTCAACCGCATGCTGATCCTGAAGCAGGCGTCCGACCTGCACACCTCGAGCTTCGACCAGCGCGTGGCCTACGGTTACCTCAGCAGCGGCAAGCAGCCCGAGCATCTGGAAAAAATCCGCTGCGCCTACGGCGAGCGCTTCGGCATCCTCGACGCGGCGCTGCGCGAGCAACTGCCCGCCGGCTACTCGTGGACGAAGCCCGAGGGCGGCATGTTCCTCTGGGTGACGGGGCCGGCCGATCTCGACGCGCTGCAACTCCTCGAGCGCGCCATCGCGCAGAAGGTCGCGTTCGTGCCCGGCCGCGACTTCTTCCCCGGCGACGGCGGCAAGAATCACCTGCGGCTCAACTTCTCGAACTCCACGCCCGAGCGCCTGCGCGAAGGCGTGCGCCGCCTCGCGGCGCTGTGTCGCGCCGTCTGA
- a CDS encoding SOS response-associated peptidase, translating into MCTRYSLHNLEVLKRALEKFGLKVPAELRAVYNATLSTRMPAVTKRRGAVALEPLAFGALLPPREPTGKPLLLANARGETLLARGAFKDAAQRRRCLVPADGFYEWEKQGKVRLPHYFQLRAGEPFFLAGLWHPETPIAPPAFVVVTTTPNALLAPIHDRMPVILDEDRVDAWLGDEPLPPDRLAELCAPFPAAKMRSHRVSPQMNSPLCEGPACIALFTPPAPERELFD; encoded by the coding sequence ATGTGCACGCGCTACTCGCTCCATAACCTCGAGGTGCTGAAACGCGCTCTGGAGAAATTCGGCCTGAAGGTCCCGGCCGAGCTGCGCGCCGTCTACAACGCCACCCTGAGCACGCGCATGCCCGCCGTCACGAAGCGTCGCGGCGCCGTCGCGCTCGAACCGCTCGCGTTCGGCGCGCTGCTCCCGCCGCGCGAGCCGACGGGCAAGCCGCTCCTGCTCGCGAACGCCCGCGGCGAGACGCTGCTGGCGCGCGGCGCGTTCAAGGACGCCGCGCAACGCCGCCGCTGTCTGGTGCCCGCCGACGGCTTCTACGAATGGGAAAAACAGGGCAAGGTGCGCCTCCCGCATTATTTTCAACTGCGCGCCGGCGAACCGTTCTTCCTCGCGGGACTCTGGCACCCGGAGACGCCGATCGCGCCGCCGGCCTTCGTCGTCGTCACGACCACGCCGAACGCGCTGCTCGCACCGATCCACGACCGCATGCCCGTCATCCTCGATGAGGATCGGGTCGACGCGTGGCTCGGCGACGAGCCGCTGCCGCCCGATCGCCTCGCGGAACTCTGCGCGCCGTTTCCCGCCGCGAAAATGCGTTCGCACCGTGTCAGCCCGCAGATGAACAGCCCGCTCTGCGAAGGCCCCGCTTGCATCGCGTTATTCACGCCGCCGGCACCGGAGCGCGAGTTGTTCGATTGA
- a CDS encoding DUF4450 domain-containing protein: MVTRPTAAALAAVLLVAPAALAQTAPAERAGTELRPNLAGQIARPLRYRPEGGDFVIVNGLERFNRPLYGGASAFRVDAGDRPEFSLYLPGRGGVLRLALLTGSSAKWLSAAAQITARYRAGTMVYVIRDTALGDGTLELTALAPRSAEGLLLRAELHGNAAVELAAVFGGVTGERGRRDGDLGTEAKPVRDYFAFQADACRGNSVTLGENAFIVRAPKGQVAALLPTGTRVHVADATFDPDLGLLLTPAPAGTLPEKPVAVARVPLTTGRATFLALQNLRVEQTATEVLDTYREVAAERTLPPGATHAASWTRDDLPALFAREESALRAVAGRVSVDTPDAFLNAAVPALNLAADAVWDDRQNAFLHGAVAWRVRLLGWRVAYAGDALGWHERTRVHFDGYAAQQNTSPIPAALPAPEAAALLARHEAALHSNGDLTNSHYDMNLVALDTIFRHLRWTGDLAYARKIWPTIERSLAWERRLFRREFGSDKSPLYEAYAAIWASDDLAYSGGGATHATAANLFHHREAARLARLLGLDAAPYDDEAAAIERGLNQHLWLPREGWFAESRDLLGLQRPHPSAAAWTVYHALDAQATTPLQAWQLARYVDTALPQFPLDGPGVPPGANTIATTNWMPYTWSLNNVVFAETTHTALALWQAGWPDAANALFKGAVLDSMFLGLCPGNVGLTTALDAYRRESQRDFGDAIGIASRAIVEGLFGVTPDLLRREVVLRPGFPVEWDHATLHHPDFDFAFVNVGAVARYRFTPRFAVPVSVRLRVPARGSEARVTVNGQPAAWTALPESVGRPCLEIVAAPAPEQQISIEWRGDLPPAPPAERDAALGEEVNIDVGARIAELADPQRVLAQPRIVGATLRGQVAGLPGARTLFARVEQGPLRWWQPIELRVSEAATAAPLVFTTDWRAAIAPAQCEPLALAPLFNDRVTELFRHDYLAPRSPFASLALARNGYGTWTHPNATFPIDDSGLRRAATNGALSLPNGVPLATPAAVDAPNVAFVSQWENFPRELTTPLAGRARKIYLLMAGSTWAMQSRLDNGEIVVTYRDGTVTRLALENPTTWWPIDQDYFVDDFAFARSGGLPLRVDLKTGLVRVLDATTFNGAGRTIPGGAATVLDLALDPTKELQSLTVRALANDVVIGLMSATLERP; encoded by the coding sequence ATGGTCACCCGCCCCACTGCCGCCGCCCTGGCGGCCGTCCTGCTCGTCGCGCCCGCCGCCCTCGCCCAAACTGCGCCCGCCGAACGCGCTGGCACCGAGCTGCGCCCCAACCTCGCCGGCCAAATCGCGCGTCCGCTCCGCTACCGACCCGAGGGTGGCGATTTCGTCATCGTGAACGGCCTCGAGCGCTTCAACCGCCCGCTCTACGGCGGCGCGAGCGCGTTCCGCGTCGACGCCGGCGACCGGCCCGAATTCTCGCTCTATCTGCCCGGCCGCGGCGGCGTGCTTCGCCTCGCGCTGCTCACCGGCTCGTCGGCCAAATGGCTCAGCGCCGCCGCGCAAATCACCGCGCGCTACCGCGCCGGCACCATGGTCTACGTGATCCGCGACACCGCGCTCGGCGATGGCACGCTCGAACTCACCGCGCTCGCCCCGCGCTCCGCCGAAGGCCTGCTCCTGCGCGCCGAGCTGCACGGCAACGCCGCCGTGGAACTCGCCGCCGTCTTCGGCGGCGTCACCGGCGAGCGTGGCCGACGCGACGGAGACCTCGGCACCGAAGCCAAGCCCGTGCGCGACTACTTCGCCTTCCAGGCCGACGCCTGCCGCGGCAACAGCGTCACGCTGGGCGAAAACGCCTTCATCGTGCGCGCGCCCAAGGGCCAGGTCGCCGCGCTGCTCCCGACCGGCACTCGCGTGCACGTAGCGGACGCAACGTTCGATCCCGATCTCGGCCTGCTGCTCACGCCGGCTCCCGCCGGCACGCTCCCGGAAAAGCCGGTCGCCGTCGCGCGCGTTCCGCTCACGACCGGCCGGGCGACTTTTCTCGCGCTGCAAAATCTCCGCGTGGAGCAAACCGCCACCGAAGTCCTCGACACCTACCGCGAAGTCGCCGCCGAGCGCACGCTGCCGCCCGGCGCCACGCACGCCGCTTCATGGACGCGCGACGACCTGCCGGCGCTCTTTGCGCGCGAGGAATCGGCCCTGCGCGCCGTGGCCGGACGCGTATCGGTCGACACGCCCGACGCCTTCCTCAACGCCGCCGTGCCGGCGCTGAACCTCGCCGCCGACGCCGTGTGGGACGACCGACAGAACGCGTTCCTCCACGGCGCCGTCGCGTGGCGCGTGCGCCTGCTCGGCTGGCGCGTCGCCTACGCCGGCGACGCCCTCGGCTGGCACGAGCGCACGCGCGTGCATTTCGACGGCTACGCCGCGCAACAAAACACCTCGCCGATCCCGGCTGCGCTCCCCGCGCCCGAAGCCGCCGCCCTTCTCGCCCGCCACGAAGCCGCACTCCACTCGAACGGCGACCTCACGAACTCGCACTACGACATGAACCTCGTGGCGCTGGATACGATTTTCCGCCACCTGCGCTGGACCGGCGACCTCGCTTACGCTCGGAAAATCTGGCCCACGATCGAGCGTTCGCTTGCGTGGGAACGCCGCCTCTTCCGCCGTGAATTCGGTTCGGACAAGTCGCCGCTCTACGAAGCCTACGCCGCCATCTGGGCGAGCGACGACCTCGCCTACTCCGGCGGCGGCGCCACACACGCGACCGCCGCCAACCTGTTTCATCACCGCGAAGCCGCGCGCCTCGCCCGCCTCCTCGGTCTGGATGCCGCGCCCTACGATGACGAAGCCGCGGCCATCGAGCGCGGCCTGAACCAGCATCTCTGGCTCCCGCGCGAAGGCTGGTTCGCCGAATCGCGCGACCTCCTCGGCCTCCAACGTCCGCACCCCAGCGCCGCCGCGTGGACGGTCTATCACGCCCTCGACGCGCAAGCCACCACTCCGCTCCAAGCCTGGCAACTCGCGCGCTACGTCGACACCGCGCTGCCGCAATTTCCCCTCGATGGTCCCGGCGTGCCGCCCGGCGCGAACACGATCGCGACGACGAACTGGATGCCCTACACATGGTCGCTCAACAACGTCGTCTTCGCCGAAACGACTCACACCGCGCTCGCCCTCTGGCAAGCCGGCTGGCCCGACGCCGCCAACGCCCTCTTCAAGGGCGCCGTGCTCGACAGTATGTTCCTCGGTCTCTGCCCCGGCAACGTCGGCCTGACCACTGCGCTCGACGCCTACCGCCGCGAATCGCAACGCGATTTCGGCGACGCCATCGGCATCGCCTCGCGCGCGATCGTCGAGGGACTCTTCGGCGTCACACCCGACCTCCTCCGGCGCGAAGTCGTCCTGCGTCCCGGTTTCCCCGTCGAATGGGATCACGCCACGCTGCACCATCCGGATTTCGATTTCGCGTTCGTCAACGTCGGCGCGGTCGCGCGCTACCGCTTCACCCCGCGCTTTGCGGTTCCGGTTTCCGTGCGCCTGCGCGTCCCCGCACGCGGCAGCGAGGCCCGCGTCACCGTCAACGGCCAACCCGCTGCCTGGACCGCGCTGCCGGAATCCGTCGGGCGGCCCTGCCTCGAAATCGTCGCCGCGCCCGCCCCCGAGCAGCAGATCTCGATCGAGTGGCGCGGCGATCTCCCACCCGCTCCGCCCGCCGAGCGCGACGCCGCCCTCGGCGAGGAGGTGAACATCGACGTCGGTGCGCGCATCGCCGAATTGGCGGACCCGCAGCGCGTGCTCGCCCAACCCCGGATTGTCGGCGCCACCTTGCGCGGGCAGGTCGCCGGCCTGCCCGGCGCGCGCACGCTGTTCGCCCGCGTCGAGCAAGGCCCGCTGCGCTGGTGGCAGCCGATCGAGCTGCGCGTCAGCGAAGCCGCGACTGCCGCGCCGCTCGTGTTTACGACCGACTGGCGCGCCGCCATCGCGCCGGCCCAGTGCGAGCCTCTCGCACTCGCGCCGCTGTTCAACGACCGCGTCACCGAGCTTTTCCGCCACGACTACCTCGCGCCGCGTTCGCCGTTCGCCTCGCTCGCCCTCGCCCGCAACGGCTACGGCACATGGACGCATCCGAACGCCACCTTCCCCATCGACGACAGCGGCCTGCGCCGCGCCGCGACCAACGGCGCGCTGTCGCTCCCGAACGGCGTCCCGCTCGCCACGCCCGCCGCCGTTGACGCGCCGAACGTCGCCTTCGTTTCCCAATGGGAGAATTTCCCCCGCGAACTCACGACGCCGCTCGCCGGCCGCGCACGGAAAATCTATCTGCTCATGGCCGGCTCGACCTGGGCGATGCAAAGCCGCCTCGACAACGGCGAGATCGTCGTGACCTATCGCGACGGCACCGTGACGCGCCTCGCCCTCGAAAACCCGACCACCTGGTGGCCGATCGATCAGGACTACTTCGTCGACGATTTCGCCTTCGCGCGCTCCGGCGGCCTGCCGCTGCGCGTCGACCTGAAGACCGGACTCGTCCGCGTCCTCGACGCCACGACCTTCAATGGCGCCGGCCGCACCATCCCCGGCGGCGCAGCGACCGTGCTCGATCTCGCGCTCGATCCGACCAAGGAGCTCCAATCCCTCACCGTGCGCGCACTCGCCAACGACGTCGTGATCGGCCTGATGAGCGCCACGCTCGAGCGGCCGTGA
- the hypE gene encoding hydrogenase expression/formation protein HypE, whose product MSSAGPTPSGFTTCPVPLPHKTEITVGHGGGGKLTQDLIDSVFRPAFANPALEAQHDGALLKFPGGGRLAFTTDSHVVSPLFFPGGDIGKIAVNGTVNDLCMCGALPLWLSAGFILEEGFPVDTLKKVVASMKEAAERANVAIVTGDTKVVERGKGDGLYVTTAGVGVIETSLTVAPTSVRAGDAIVLSGDLGRHGMAIMATRANLSFESEITSDCAPLVAPVQALLAAGLEIHCLRDLTRGGLATSLVEIAEQSKLALAIDAAKVPVSEMVQGACEILGLDPLYVANEGRFVCILPEAQAAQAVEIINRTASDNAGAATIIGKVKPGPAGQVTQRSVIGAERIVDRLSGEQLPRIC is encoded by the coding sequence ATGAGTTCCGCCGGTCCCACGCCTTCCGGTTTCACGACCTGTCCGGTGCCGTTGCCGCACAAGACCGAGATCACGGTCGGGCATGGCGGCGGCGGGAAGCTCACGCAGGACCTCATCGATTCGGTCTTCCGGCCGGCGTTCGCGAATCCCGCGCTCGAGGCGCAGCACGACGGCGCGCTGTTGAAATTTCCCGGCGGCGGACGGCTGGCGTTCACGACCGACTCGCACGTGGTCAGCCCGCTGTTTTTCCCCGGCGGCGACATCGGCAAGATCGCCGTCAACGGCACCGTGAACGACCTCTGCATGTGCGGCGCGCTGCCGCTGTGGCTCAGCGCGGGCTTCATTCTCGAGGAAGGTTTTCCCGTCGATACGTTGAAGAAAGTCGTCGCCTCGATGAAGGAGGCCGCCGAACGCGCCAACGTTGCCATCGTCACCGGCGACACGAAGGTCGTCGAGCGCGGCAAGGGCGACGGACTCTACGTGACGACCGCGGGCGTCGGCGTGATCGAGACGTCGCTCACCGTCGCGCCCACGAGCGTGCGCGCCGGCGACGCCATCGTGCTCAGCGGCGACCTCGGCCGGCACGGCATGGCGATCATGGCCACGCGCGCCAACCTCAGTTTCGAGAGCGAGATCACGAGTGACTGCGCGCCGCTGGTGGCGCCGGTGCAGGCGTTGCTCGCGGCCGGTTTGGAAATCCACTGCCTGCGCGACCTCACGCGGGGCGGCCTCGCGACCTCGCTCGTGGAAATCGCGGAGCAGTCAAAACTGGCGCTCGCCATCGACGCCGCGAAGGTGCCCGTGAGCGAGATGGTGCAGGGCGCCTGCGAGATTCTCGGCCTCGACCCGCTCTACGTGGCGAACGAGGGCCGCTTCGTGTGCATCTTGCCCGAAGCGCAAGCGGCGCAGGCCGTCGAGATCATAAACCGCACCGCGAGCGACAACGCCGGCGCGGCCACGATCATCGGGAAAGTGAAGCCCGGTCCGGCTGGCCAGGTGACGCAACGCAGCGTCATCGGCGCCGAGCGCATCGTCGACCGCCTGAGCGGCGAACAGCTCCCGCGCATCTGCTGA
- the pyrR gene encoding bifunctional pyr operon transcriptional regulator/uracil phosphoribosyltransferase PyrR, translating to MGTRNLHDAKRIREAIESLASSIASRHRNTARLLLLGIANGGIVLADRLALALKRHGVTCGRGTIDISFHRDDIGRHPIPKEFSPTIIPHDVNGATVVLVDDVLYSGRTVKAALDELFDHGRPETVELAVLVDRGGRRLPLAANYCALTAEAAEGEKVVVQLDPREPSKDAVLARAPEKAPAQSKI from the coding sequence GTGGGCACACGAAATCTGCACGACGCCAAACGCATCCGGGAAGCCATCGAAAGCCTCGCGTCGTCCATCGCATCGCGCCACCGCAACACCGCCCGCCTCCTCCTGCTGGGCATCGCCAACGGCGGCATCGTGCTCGCCGACCGGCTGGCCCTCGCGCTGAAGCGCCACGGCGTCACCTGCGGTCGCGGCACGATCGACATCTCGTTCCATCGCGACGACATCGGCCGCCACCCGATCCCGAAGGAATTCTCGCCGACGATCATCCCGCACGACGTCAACGGCGCGACGGTCGTGCTGGTCGACGACGTCCTCTACTCCGGCCGCACCGTGAAGGCCGCCCTCGACGAACTCTTCGATCACGGACGCCCCGAGACGGTTGAGCTCGCCGTCCTCGTCGATCGCGGCGGCCGCCGCCTGCCATTGGCCGCCAACTACTGCGCGCTGACCGCCGAAGCCGCCGAAGGCGAAAAGGTGGTCGTGCAACTCGACCCGCGCGAGCCGAGCAAAGACGCCGTGCTCGCCCGGGCTCCCGAAAAAGCGCCGGCCCAATCCAAAATCTAA
- a CDS encoding AAA family ATPase — protein MLQSLRIRNLALLEEVELEFEGGFTAVTGETGAGKSILLGALSLLAGARVDKTIVRQGAAACEVEAALFFADTRKLDAALEALDLPPCDDGVLILKRSVPREKAPKISVNGSLATLSALQELGEHWIDFHGPGEPRRLLKDGCQRELLDLFARNDDARAKYAAAYGTWRGLVDERERLLAAEKLSPDQIEFLRSQLKKFDALELTDEAIAALERDFTRQQSAQEIVQLAAGLSTGLSGEDGVLGRVAALLREARQLEALDPASQALAERLQSASVELGDLDAEFSSLATSLNFDAEQAELLAEKMNAWLDLKRKHGAKLEAVVAAREEMRRRLELQSDVEGSLAKLEKQIGETLKAAKKAAAELRATREKAGAQLERAAAKVIVQLGFRKADFRVRFAALPELTAHGDTGVEFLFSPNVGEAPLPLSRIASSGELARVMLALKTVLAAIDDVPLLVFDEVDANVGGEIGRIVGEKMADIAEKHQVLCVTHLPQVAAQAANHLVVTKDQSGDRASVAIEPIHGNRKQRIGELARMLGDRNAKSAQAHAEELLGKR, from the coding sequence ATGCTGCAATCGCTCCGCATCCGCAACCTCGCGCTGCTCGAAGAAGTCGAGCTGGAGTTCGAAGGCGGGTTCACGGCGGTGACCGGCGAGACCGGTGCGGGCAAGAGCATCCTGCTTGGCGCGCTGTCGCTGCTGGCCGGCGCGCGCGTCGACAAGACGATCGTGCGCCAGGGCGCCGCGGCGTGCGAAGTGGAGGCGGCGCTGTTCTTCGCGGACACGCGCAAACTCGACGCCGCGCTCGAAGCGCTCGACCTGCCGCCGTGCGACGACGGCGTGTTGATCCTCAAGCGCAGCGTGCCGCGCGAGAAGGCGCCGAAGATCTCCGTCAACGGCTCGCTCGCCACGCTCAGCGCGTTGCAGGAACTCGGCGAGCACTGGATCGATTTCCACGGACCGGGCGAACCGCGCCGCCTGCTCAAGGACGGCTGCCAGCGCGAGCTGCTCGACTTGTTCGCCCGCAACGACGACGCGCGCGCGAAATACGCCGCGGCCTACGGCACGTGGCGCGGGTTGGTCGACGAGCGCGAGCGCCTGCTCGCAGCCGAAAAGCTCTCGCCGGACCAAATCGAGTTTCTCCGCTCGCAGCTGAAGAAGTTCGACGCGCTGGAGCTGACCGACGAGGCCATCGCGGCGCTGGAGCGGGATTTCACCCGCCAGCAGAGCGCGCAGGAAATCGTGCAGCTCGCCGCGGGTTTGAGCACGGGTTTGAGCGGCGAGGACGGCGTGCTCGGACGCGTCGCGGCGCTGTTGCGCGAGGCGCGGCAACTCGAGGCGCTCGACCCGGCGAGCCAGGCTCTGGCGGAGCGGTTGCAGTCGGCGTCGGTCGAGCTCGGCGATCTCGATGCGGAGTTTTCGTCGTTGGCGACGTCGCTGAATTTCGACGCCGAGCAGGCGGAGCTGCTCGCGGAGAAGATGAACGCGTGGCTCGACCTGAAGCGCAAACACGGCGCCAAACTCGAGGCGGTCGTCGCCGCGCGCGAGGAGATGCGCCGCCGGCTCGAGTTGCAGAGCGACGTCGAAGGCTCGCTCGCGAAACTCGAAAAGCAGATCGGCGAGACGCTCAAGGCCGCGAAGAAGGCGGCCGCGGAGCTGCGCGCCACGCGCGAAAAGGCCGGCGCGCAGCTCGAGCGCGCGGCGGCGAAGGTCATCGTCCAACTCGGTTTCAGGAAGGCGGACTTTCGCGTGCGGTTTGCGGCGTTGCCGGAGCTGACGGCGCACGGCGATACGGGCGTGGAGTTTTTGTTTTCTCCCAACGTCGGCGAGGCGCCGTTGCCGCTCAGCCGCATCGCGTCGAGCGGCGAGCTCGCGCGCGTGATGCTGGCGTTGAAGACGGTGCTGGCGGCGATCGACGACGTGCCGCTGCTGGTGTTCGACGAGGTCGACGCCAACGTCGGCGGCGAGATCGGCCGCATCGTCGGCGAAAAGATGGCCGACATCGCGGAGAAACACCAGGTGCTCTGCGTCACGCACCTCCCGCAGGTCGCGGCGCAGGCGGCGAATCATCTCGTGGTGACGAAGGACCAGAGCGGCGACCGCGCGTCGGTGGCCATCGAGCCGATCCACGGCAACCGCAAGCAGCGCATCGGCGAACTCGCCCGCATGCTCGGCGACCGCAACGCGAAGAGCGCGCAGGCGCACGCGGAGGAGTTGCTGGGGAAGCGGTGA